The Solanum dulcamara chromosome 6, daSolDulc1.2, whole genome shotgun sequence genome contains the following window.
GAACAAATTGATAGAagagttaatgagaaaatggcatgACATGATTAAATTACTATACAGCATTCTTGGTAAACCAATTAAATATACAGCATTGTTGGTTTTTATCGGTTGGATTCTTTGACATTTAATAATTTTCATTACTCATTATGAAAAGAGGTCAAGTAGTGTgggtttatttgtatatcaGAGCTTTTAATGCCACTTAAAGCCTTGTTCATATACCTTGAAAAATGTTGTTTTGGTTACAGAGCAACTCATTTTTCTAAGCATGTAGAGAAATTGAATGAACTTGGTAGCTTTGTCTGAATGTTTGCTATCGATCACTCTGCAGAGAGGACGAACTCATTGTACTCTCAGCCAAGGCTGAGAAGCAGCCCAAATTGCAACTTAGGAGAACCTACATTCAGCGTGTTGAAGAGATCACCAAAAACAGCCGGAAGCAGGATGTTGACATAGaaagaatattaaaagaaaCAAGGGAGCTTCAGTTGGAGAGCAACTCTGTCCAAGAACGGCTGAATCGAACTCATGCAGTGGTGGATGAGACGGTTTTCAGGTAAAATCTTTTGATATGCTGGTGACCACGAGTTTGACATCTTAGTGATAGTGTAGATTGTTAAAATGTAAATCTTCTGATGTTTTTACAAGGGAGGCGAAAAAGGACCAAGTGGGACGACAAGCTTACAGGATACTGACTAACATCCATGACAGCTTTGAACAAATAGCTGAAAATCTTCTTGCAACGGATAGAACCCGACGAGAAGTGACTGATTATGAAGGCAAACTTGCAACTATGGCATCGCGAACTGTTGATATTGACAAGCTGAAAGCAGATCTTGATACCATCAGGAGGGAAAATGATCTTCTTGAAAAGAAATTGTCCAAAGACTCATCACGAAGTGTAGGGTAGAGCAGTCGGAGTTGATTGATTATTTAAGATGAATGTTATGAACTCTTTGGTCTCATTTTATGCTGTAATGTTCTagtaacacacacacacactgaTCTACCTATCAATATGCTGCAATGTCTTGATGATATTGAGACTTGCTCTTGTTGTACTCAGGATTTCCGATCTGTCACATTAAAATCTGCATGTTCTCGCAACTACTATAATTGGAATTGTTTGCCTTGAAGCAAACTCGGGTGTTTAGTCactgttattttttaaatgcaGGGGGATCCTTGTTTCTTGGATCTTTTTCTTACTTGGTTTCCTGGGTGAAATATTAAATTTGTTGAAAATGATGTAATATACTACTTGGAGGATGTGTCCTGTTAAGTTCAGATTCATGGTATGCAAAGTATGTGTGTTGCCATCGTAGCTATTTGGTGGAATGTCAGCTTACACCTACTTCAACATAAAAGAAGCAAAAGAAATGGCAAATGACCAACTTTCAAATCAAAGTTGACATCAAAGACTGTAGATAATGACAACACAACAAAATCAACTTCAGACTACCATGCAATAAGCTGCATTGGTCTCTCTCTTTTCCTTCTTGGTACGAAAGTTTGTTCAAATCTGCTACCCCAAACAAGTTCTTTAtctattatcatcattatttgaTTACCAAGAAATCCTCAAAGCTAATGGAATCAAACTTGGTGGATAATGAATCCGAACGTGCCCAGCCTTGGGGACGCAAGATATTGTAACACATCATAGGATATTGTACTAAAACTTTGTTGGAACAAAAAAATCAACACATTTAAGGATAATTACAACCATGATTAATTTGGAGAGGAAAAGGAGGAATAGCTAGTGTTATCTTTATGGTGACCAATGGGCAAATGTCAAGCCTTTGAAGATGTAATAGTATCTTTTTGCTGTCAAAAGTTGATATACAAGCTAGAGGGGCAATGGAAACAATTGATATCTTAGACGTTTTCTCTATTCAGCAATTTGTTATTCCAATGAATATTAGCTTGGGGTTGTTGAAAAGCACCAGATGTAGGAAGGCCAGAATCACCTGATCTGGCAACAGTTTGAGGTTGCTGGGCTAGGGGTTGAACATTAGATTGTGTAACTATTGTCTGAGATGCATTAATTCCAGGAAAAGAGCTATTGGAAGAATGTGCTGGCACAACAGCAACATGCTGATCCTGAGGGATGTTGTAAAAATAATTGGTCTGAAGCATTGATTGATCACGTCCAAGTGCAGAGTTTCTGTAATGGGAATCTTCATTCTGCACGAAAAGATTAGGTGATATCTAATATCAGAATTGGACAGAAACCGATACATGCTTTATGATAGATTCACCTAATATGCCACATTCAAATCAACCAAAAGTAGAAAGGAGATTAGTTAGAAAAGGAAAACGAGGAAGAAAAACCAAACCTGCTTTTGCGTGGAATAGACATTCTTTTCTTTCAGATCGGGTGTAGTGATATTTTCATTGCTAGCAGAACAAACTAGAGCTGGAGTTCCACTGTATGAGATAGTTGAGGACCCATACGAACTGTAGCCAGTAGGGACACCAAAGTGGTTCAAGTTTCCAGCAATAGCTGCTGGTTTGTATAGAGATGGAAGTGGTAATTTGACACCAGCAGCACTAACTGATGGTGACATATAAAAGTTGGCAGCAGAAAGTTGCTGAGGGAATCCACTCGGGCCCAAAAACTCGTGGGCACTCTGTGGCATGTAAAGGTGGGGAATGTAAGGGTTATACGGCATATAATTAGGAGGATATGGTTGGCGGACTAAAGGAAACAAATGTGGAGGAACGCTGACAGAACTCTGTCCAAGGCCCATGGGTTGAGCCACAGGATGATTAGAGCCCAATGTTGAAGGAGTTTGAGAATTCCCACCCTGCAGCAGGccatatatttataaaaacttAGTCAGACCACAAATAACAGACACAAAAAAGAGACGAGAGAGTGGGTGATGTGAGTAGGGAAGGAAGATAAGGCACATAATTGAACATTTCAAAACTTCAAAGGAACTGCAGAAATAAAAAGTTGACAAGAGCCAACAGGGACCAAATAGACAAAAGTTAATTCGATATGTCAAATAGCTTCAACTTTAAGAAGAGTCAAACATTCTTCTACAAGTAATGTCACAAGAATCTCcagcaaaagaaagatggtaaGGTTCAACATTGTtccccatatatacatgtatcttggttgggatccttggGGAGAAGAAATTGGGGGagtgagaaataaaaagaattatttgCAAGCCAGTTCTTGTCTGCTTTAACAGAGGTAATTGGTCAGAAAGACTGGTTTGTTTCAAAACTCTCCGGTTTGCCAATGATCATTCTGCTTATGGAAACTTAATGCATTAAGAATGTCACGTTCATAACCATCTCTTTGTTCGTTATAAAGGAAAGCACTGATTAAGTGTTTTACCCTGGACATACACATGATATAGTTTTAGTGAACTGTTGGCCAACACAAATGAAGCACCACCACTCAGTAGATGATGTCTACTTTGAGTATTTCACGGTTCAGATCAGATATTGTAGAAAGAAATACCAAATAAGCAACTAATCCACAAGTGAGCCAAGAAATTATGTCAAATTTGTCCTATCTTAAGTTAATCCTTCAATTGCCAATACTACAAGATCTTCCCATTCAAATTATTTGCATAGTTAGCATTGTTTTATGTAAGAGGCAGTTGACAGCACAGACTGGTGCAAgggcaaaaaaaataaaaatactttcaaATGAAAAATGTGAAGTAGAGATATTTTAGGGACACAATGACATGCCTTCTGCTCTGGTCCCTCAATACACACAAGATGTGGCCCTAGCATGGGTGATACAAAACCCAAGTTATAATCAGGAGTAGTCTGGAGAAGTGGCAATTGTGAGCCTGCAGAAGGTGAACATTTCTCCGGCTTTGATGGATCATGCACAGGAGAAGCACCAGATACTTCAAAAGGTGATATATTTTCAGATCCATGTTGGTGCGACGGCAGATTGTCAGGATAATCACCTCTCTGAGCTGCTGAAGATGCATCTTGGTAGCTGCAGTTCGTTTTATATGGTGATGAGAGGTCAAGTATGAAATATAAAGAAAAGATTACCCAATAAACAGTTACTGTCTTACAGACCAGACCAGGATAAGCATAATGACATGGTCATCCTTGTGTTATAAGCTACcattataaaaagaaaacttGACAGTCCAGAGGCAATCGGTCATGGAATCTCCATCAAAACGTTATACATGATTGCAAAAATATATTGAGAAGCTCCCAGACAACAAAAAATCAGCAATAATGCTTCAGTAGAGATACATTTAGATATACAAAATCACAAATGAATACAAAAGCATGACATGCCACTCTGTTACCTACCTCCCAGGTTCCATGGAAGTACTATCATTAGCTGGAACAGTCTCCACAAGCATCGACTCTTTGCCATAGCTTATGCTTGGATCCAATTGAGGATCCAAACTACCGAAAGTCAATCCGCTCCTAAAAGATTCAGGTACTTGTAGATGATTCGGAAAAATAACAGACTGACAACGGGCAGAGACATTTAACTTCTCTAACTTCATGTCAAGCTGTGGAACTGCTTGTTCCCCGGAAGAATTTGGTTTAGAAATTGATGGTATATTGTCTCCCTTTGCAACAGCTGCTGCCTGAAATGGAAATTCTGCATCAAGATTATAATGAAGTGAGATTACCAAGAAAGtaaaagtaaaagaagaaaGTCTGAATCACATTAGTTTTCCTTTCTCTCCTCCTCAAAAGCAACAAATGGGTAAACTCACGATAGCTATCTTATTAATTTCTGGTTTTTCTAGAAATCCAAACCAAATTCAATGATTCAACAGACGATAAAGCCAGTTAGCAGTTATCCACATAATGACTTGATGGCAGTGAAGTGGACTTGTAAGCTAGAGCCAGCTATGTCTCTCATGTATATCTGAAAAAACCCATTAACATAATACTCGGGCCTTTGACATTGAGCAACTTAAATAAACACACGAAATCCATCCACATTACTTAATTGAAGGAGGTTGTATCCCCCTTAAATTCAGATTcagaaaagataaaaatgaaataaaggaCAGTCAATATAATCGAAATGCTACCTCCTGAATGACCTTTAACTTGTTTGGACTGCTGACTTTCATGATTAATTGCAACTGGTTGTATAGCAGTGACTGAAACTCCCCGGGATTCTTTTGGCCCTGTTGTATTTGTGTACTTGACAGTTCTAATGACTGCATGAGTATTTTGGGGAGCATCTTGACAAGCATCTAGTCTTCCTTCATTCGCAGGAGACACAGTGGAGTCGGTAGCAGTGCGCTGGCTACCTATCTCACGTTTTATTGTACCAACTGTTCCTAGATTTCGTGGGTTCAAGGCTGGCACTAGTACAGGATCAGATGAAGAAGAGTAGATACCAGAAACTGATGCTGAAGTTGTGCTTTTCACAAGCTCATTAGGTATCGATATGAAAACTTTATCTTTAAATCTGGTTCCAGGTGCAaaggtgggggtgggggtaggAGTGGGGCCAGGATCCAAGTTCAGATGATGATTTATTAAATTAGGAGGTACAGTTGAAACTTTTGCCAACTTATTTACATTAACAAATGAAGTAACTCTACTGACATGACTACGATCATCTGCAGCAACCTCAACAGCAAATTCCTTGCTAGGACGTATATCAGCATCTTCTGTTTTACGTGCAGCTGGCATGGAGGCCTTAGAAATTCTACCCTTCGAACTATTGACtccattttctttcttaatgtATCTTCTGCCACTTGCATCTATTGACAATAAAGAAAGGGGTTAAGTTCACACTGCAAGCCATATATACAGAAAGTACATTTCCCTCTATCAAAATATATGAAAcactcttccaaattccaacaGATGCCATGTCGTATAAGTGATAACAGACTCTgcatatatcaaaatattgcaCATGAAGGAAGGACTGGACCAGCCAGCATACAACTATAAAGGAGGACGACTCTTTTCTGTGCTCATGAAAGTTACTCAATTATTCTTGAATTGTATGCTCAAAGACTCAAAAGGGTAAAACAAAATACACAGCATTCTGGATAATCGAAAAGTAGGAGAGTTAATCGATAAAGATCATGACCACATTATGACAGTAACTCCTACCCCGGGTTGAAGTCCCATTTTTACTATCAGTGATGTAATTTGCAGAAATTATCTCACGACCATCCCTAGCCCTTCTTTGCATGCCTGACATCCACCTGTAATCGTCAGAAGTTTGGCTGCTGCCTTTCTGTGATAAACAGATGGTGGAACAATGAATGATCAAGCTAAGTGAAATTTTGTTATAAAATCTCTAATGGCTATTCCCATATTACTAGTGTGTCCTCTTGAATAATCCTATTTGACTCAACATAATCACTAAGAGAAATGCTTACTGCTTTCTTTCTGTCTCGTTTCCTTTTGACCTCATGAAAAGTATCTGCAGAATTAGGTAGTTTTTGCTTAAGTGAAGAAAAGAATAATGTAATAGGCTCAGCAATTATATGAATTCATGACGGATTatgaaacttagaaaatatgTGCCACAGAAATTGCAAAACTACGTAACTAGATAGGCATCCATGGAGTAATGGAGGTAAATATGGAATCAACAACCAAAAGGAATTTCAAGAATGTTAGAACAAAATATACTCTTAGTTTCCTTATAAATATACACTGACAGGAGAGTTCTAAGCATAGACGAACCCTACTCTAAAGCACAAAAAGGGAAGAAACAAAAGCAATTAGAAGTATTTGCTTCTTATTCTTCCAGCAGTACCAAGAGTCTACCTGTGAAACCACAATTCGCAAAATTGACCAGATATTCAAAAAATTAGACACAAAAACATAAAATGATTCTTCCTGTCTAGCCGTGGACAAAGTTACCTAGTACATATTGCTACAATCCTACCTGTTGTTGGTAGGTGGGagatgaaaaatatttcattaaattaATCGAATTGCCTGCAAGCTGGCCTAAACACAATAgctataatatataaaaaaaaaaaaagtcctATTTTTATCCTTATAAACCTAAATTCGGTGAACGTAAAGCATCAATTCAAAATGGATGTCAACGTACAAACATCAAATCAAACTTCTTTGCTACTATTATAACGTTACTTAATTTTTATCGTATAGTATCGCTAAACAaactaaataattatataaattggtGACTAAAGATAACAAATACCGAGATATAAAAGCTTCTGAGCGGTTTCATTGGGATCCATATTGCATTCCTTGAGCATTGCGTAGATGTCTTCATCGGTGTGCTTGCCGGCGGCGATCTCCTTTATATCGTCGATCGTTTTCCGAACATTGATCGGAATTATAATTCTCGAAGCGCCGGTGCTCATGGTGTCAAAGAGAAGGAAGAGATTACGGAATTAGATTCACATGTACCCAAATAGGAGCATGCACATTGAAATCATTTAGAGGAACAAAAATGATTGCAACTCACtttaagataatatatttttcttcatgtataataatatttaaatattattttctccgtctcaaaataaatgatttttttagagTAGCTCCGCCTATGCTTTTAagtacaacaataacatattcagtgAAATTTTATAAGTGGAATTTGGGGAAGATAGAATGTATGCATAATTTATCGCAATTTTGTGGAGGCAGAGAGattattttcgaaagaccctcgacttaGTTGTAGCAATTTCAGatacaaagaagaaaatataccaaatcataaaaaaacattgaaaattctgacagaaAAAAGCAAAATAGTGAAATAATTGAAACACGATACATAACATATTAAAATAGAGTAATggaaacaataataaataatgatgaatatcaaaaaaaaaaataagaactaTAATAATACAACTAGTACACTGGCAAACATCAACCATTCTAAGCACGACAACACTATTATATGTCCTTctcaccctcctatctaagttCATGTTCTCGATAATCTACTTGTAAgtgtttgatttaaaaatacACACTTATACtagaaatatttaataattagatattttaaaatgaattgTAAATCAATAATTGAACCGTCAATAATTAATAACTGATATATCAACAATTTAACATATCTATAAATCGATAActcaataatatttaaaatcgAACCGAACCATTCAATAAACATCCCTAATTTATACCGTATTTTCATCATGATATGGGGATTGTTTGATTAGGAACAAGTTAtccataattaattattctgATATTAGATATCATGAGATAAGGTGAGATAAGTTATTCCATCACCGTAATATAAACAGTGAAATAGGTTATCCAAACTTATCGATCAaacaaaataccaaaatttttcccctaattatttttttattttaaaactattttattaTCCCTTACCCCAAACAATCCAAGGAATGTTTGGAGTACTAAGTAATCAAACAAGACACGAATACATATTTAGTAGTACTATAATTTacgataaattttatatagataaattattaaatttgagataaatttgaaattgagtAATTATATATAGTAGAAAGTAGAAACGACAGGAAAATTATAAGGAACAAAGAGAAATTGCAGTATCCAGTCAAAATTGGGCGCGATTTCTCGGATCTACTGTAATCGTCGCCGGTAAGGTCCGTCGGTATTCTGGTCACCTTGTTTGAAGAATTTGTGTTTTCTTTCTCTTCAAGGTTAGTGTGAAGTTTTCGAATTAGCAGAATGTTTTATTCATTTATGTGTTTTTGAATGATTATCTAAGTTACGCCGGGCTCTTTCGATGCCGCATACATGTTGAAGAGTCCGACATGCGCGCGCTGTCATTATGTATCTCCTTCATCTTTTGTCTGCTCAGTTCTTTTGGTTCTTCGTTTAATCCGTcgaatttatttcctttttgtgCATCTTCGGTATGTTTTATTATTTGAGGGAACTGAATTTGGGGGATTTTTGCTTCTTTGGAGGCCCTTATTTTTGGGGCATTTAGTGGCTTTAGGGTTGAGCCGCCCTTGGGTTTGGCCTTTATGGATAGAAAAAGATTGGTTTTTTACTTGATAGAAAGAAATGACATCTAGAATTTCTGattgtttgattttgatgttcCTTAGAGAACACTCAAAGAATTGACCTGATTAAAAAGCCATTTAAGAATTATGAAACATTTGATAGTCCAAACAGCAACTACAACATATCCGGTGGTGCAATTCCACAAGTGGGATCCGGGGAAGGTAGGATGTATGAAGACATTGCCCCTACCTTTATGTGGTAGAGAAGTTGTTTCTGATAGAGATTCAgcttaaaagaaaagaagaatttgAAGCACGATTATAGGATGAATGCAAACCTTTCCCTTACCTTGATCTACACATTAACACACACGACCGAGACTGTGCAAAGGTAGAACACATGGAAACTTTGCTGAATTTATCATCAACCTTGATTTTGCTACTTTCAACAAGAATCTGGAATAGCAGAAATAGGTTCTGTTCCGCTTCCAAAGTCAGTCGTCTATAGTCACACTTGAGCAAAGATGACTCTCCTGTGGTTCTGTTCTTTGTTAAGTAAAATTCTATCACTATAGGGTCAAGGGGATGCAAATGCTGTTGattttttggaaaaagtctTCCGAAACATAGGTAAAGCGATAGTGTCAACTGAGACAGTCGACTATACATATAGAGTTCCTCTGGAGGGCATATGATTTCACCACGTTAATTTTGATAGACATCTTACCAAATAAAAATGTTCTCTTGAACATGTTTTTCTCATTGACAccgtttttcttttttttctctaaagaAAAAAAGTCTTCTCTTGACCAGTGCCTCAAAGTTAATAAGGGGCAATTCTTCACTGTTAGAAGGCCGTCTTTGCCTTTCCAGCCAATTTGCACAAAAAAAAAGCAAGGAGATCAGGACTTTGTTATTTGAAAAGTTTTCCTTATGATACAAGTCAGAAACAGGCTGTCTATGATAGATTTGGTGTGATACCAGCATAATTTAGTGCTTTGAGTAGCAAATTTATAAGAATTTGCCACCTGGAGAGCTTTACAAAATGGTCGATGAGTTCTAATAATCTCATTTACTTTTCAAATTATAAGCGCCAAGTAGAAGCCATGTAAAGGTCTCACTAAATCCTCAATTTGATGATGCTTCAGAAAGAGGGTCTGGCCGAAGACATTTAATATTTTGGTTTGTTTATTGAGCTTTGGGATATACTGATCGCCGAAGGTATTTAATGTAGACTGTAGTTGTAGTGTTTCGCCTTTTTGTTATATGTGTTTATCGAACTAATCTTTGCAGttttccttctagaccaaagatggtatataatttttaaactcTACCCTTGCCAACTTATGATATATTCTGGTAGTCAAATCCTTGTGTTCATATTTGGTTGGTGTTCGTTTGAGCTGCCTTATTCAGAGTGACCATCTGAAGAAATTTGCAGACATCTATTCCAATTCAAAGACTGGGAATTCTACTGTATGGCTTCTAGGCGGAATATTAATTACAGTCGTCTCGCTGTGGATGAAGATGATGACTATTATGGAAATTCTGGCAAGCGAGCTGACCCTAGATTTGATTATTCACCAAAATCGTTAGATAGAATCCCCTGGAAATCCATTGCCCTTGCTCTTTTTCTGCTCTTTTTGGGATGTCTGCTTCTCTTACTATCCTACTTCATCTTATCTGGTCATATGGAAGGAGAGAGTTCCCAGGCTTATGGTCTCCTTGGACTTGGATTCCTCACTTTTCTCCCTGGTAAGTCAAAAACATACATCAGTTTATATTGCTTTGGATGCTTAAACTGCAACATTTTTGTCCATAATGTAGTAGTTCATTAATAATTGTTCAAGATATCCTCGAGGAGAGTGTAGTAGTTCATTAAATCCAGAATCACTTTGCATCTGCACCATTTATTTGACAGCGTGATTGCCAGTTTGTGTTAACAAGGTAACTTACATTGAATTTGCAGCATAATAAATAGGTGAGATAGTAAATGGTTGA
Protein-coding sequences here:
- the LOC129893317 gene encoding GBF-interacting protein 1-like, with translation MSTGASRIIIPINVRKTIDDIKEIAAGKHTDEDIYAMLKECNMDPNETAQKLLYLDTFHEVKRKRDRKKAKGSSQTSDDYRWMSGMQRRARDGREIISANYITDSKNGTSTRDASGRRYIKKENGVNSSKGRISKASMPAARKTEDADIRPSKEFAVEVAADDRSHVSRVTSFVNVNKLAKVSTVPPNLINHHLNLDPGPTPTPTPTFAPGTRFKDKVFISIPNELVKSTTSASVSGIYSSSSDPVLVPALNPRNLGTVGTIKREIGSQRTATDSTVSPANEGRLDACQDAPQNTHAVIRTVKYTNTTGPKESRGVSVTAIQPVAINHESQQSKQVKGHSGEFPFQAAAVAKGDNIPSISKPNSSGEQAVPQLDMKLEKLNVSARCQSVIFPNHLQVPESFRSGLTFGSLDPQLDPSISYGKESMLVETVPANDSTSMEPGSYQDASSAAQRGDYPDNLPSHQHGSENISPFEVSGASPVHDPSKPEKCSPSAGSQLPLLQTTPDYNLGFVSPMLGPHLVCIEGPEQKGGNSQTPSTLGSNHPVAQPMGLGQSSVSVPPHLFPLVRQPYPPNYMPYNPYIPHLYMPQSAHEFLGPSGFPQQLSAANFYMSPSVSAAGVKLPLPSLYKPAAIAGNLNHFGVPTGYSSYGSSTISYSGTPALVCSASNENITTPDLKEKNVYSTQKQNEDSHYRNSALGRDQSMLQTNYFYNIPQDQHVAVVPAHSSNSSFPGINASQTIVTQSNVQPLAQQPQTVARSGDSGLPTSGAFQQPQANIHWNNKLLNRENV
- the LOC129893201 gene encoding uncharacterized protein LOC129893201 — protein: MASRRNINYSRLAVDEDDDYYGNSGKRADPRFDYSPKSLDRIPWKSIALALFLLFLGCLLLLLSYFILSGHMEGESSQAYGLLGLGFLTFLPGFYETRIAYYSWRGAQGYRFTAIPDY